One genomic region from Bubalus kerabau isolate K-KA32 ecotype Philippines breed swamp buffalo chromosome 7, PCC_UOA_SB_1v2, whole genome shotgun sequence encodes:
- the C7H4orf19 gene encoding uncharacterized protein C4orf19 homolog, whose product MGCRCCKMIQSYLFDPVHVPSPGYVNEVNSCKLDEEDTLKLKDKQSSEILVHKGDPPNEGSKRTASGSGTAAPQEPCGPPRGPFLSEDTVGGPCAEKTSGAINGLGPAAVLQLTGEPGPPQGARDSWTSAANKGHPTQPFLEGGSARELDCMQLASGETQVIGNGGSVAPSTAGLAAWEVPAQVLQIPTPDYPPLCSSAEDNADHVDHQEKDRLFKIHSEKEPQEGAHPPAGECGLNMPFSVKRSWDSLNEAVTTEIPSVYFDKNDPAQDVPVVDSRNGWEEAPGSPRDGSWETLDEDAEVAEALAALEAATAGEDVDEAE is encoded by the coding sequence CTATCTCTTCGATCCAGTTCATGTGCCCTCCCCTGGTTACGTTAACGAAGTAAACAGCTGCAAGTTAGATGAAGAGGACACTCTTAAATTGAAAGACAAACAGAGCAGCGAAATCCTGGTGCACAAGGGTGACCCTCCGAATGAGGGCTCCAAGAGGACTGCAAGCGGGAGCGGAACAGCCGCTCCTCAGGAGCCCTGCGGGCCGCCCCGAGGACCGTTCCTCTCGGAGGATACGGTGGGGGGACCCTGTGCCGAAAAGACTAGCGGGGCCATCAATGGCCTTGGCCCCGCTGCTGTCCTGCAGCTCACTGGTGAGCCGGGGCCCCCTCAGGgggccagagactcctggaccaGTGCTGCAAACAAAGGTCACCCGACCCAGCCCTTCCTTGAAGGAGGGAGTGCCAGGGAGCTGGACTGCATGCAGCTGGCCTCGGGAGAGACGCAGGTCATCGGGAATGGGGGCTCTGTTGCGCCATCCACAGCCGGGCTTGcagcctgggaagtcccagcccAAGTCCTCCAGATACCCACCCCGGACTATCCTCCGCTTTGCAGCTCTGCTGAAGACAACGCTGATCACGTTGATCACCAAGAGAAGGACCGTCTTTTCAAGATCCACTCTGAGAAGGAGCCCCAGGAGGGTGCTCACCCCCCGGCAGGGGAGTGTGGTTTGAATATGCCCTTCTCCGTAAAGAGAAGCTGGGATTCATTAAACGAGGCCGTGACAACTGAAATCCCAAGTGTCTACTTTGACAAAAACGATCCTGCTCAGGACGTGCCTGTGGTCGATTCGAGAAACGGGTGGGAGGAGGCCCCTGGCTCCCCCAGAGACGGGAGCTGGGAGACGCTGGATGAGGACGCGGAGGTGGCCGAAGCTCTCGCGGCCTTAGAAGCAGCTACTGCGGGGGAAGATGTGGATGAGGCCGAGTAG